Below is a genomic region from Desulfovibrio sp. X2.
GCTGGGCAACGACGACATCCTCGAGGCCATCAAGCTCATCAACAAGCTGAAGGACTCGCACGGCCCGGCCGACGACATCGACCACCTGGGCAACCGCCGCGTGCGCCCGGTCGGCGAGCTGGTCGAGAACCAGTACCGCATCGGCCTCGTGCGCATGGAGCGCGCCATCAAGGAGCGCATGAGCCTGCAGGAAGTGGCCACGCTCATGCCCCACGACCTGATCAACCCGAAGCCCGTGGCCGCGGTGCTCAAGGAGTTCTTCGGAACCTCCCAGCTGTCGCAGTTCATGGACCAGACCAACCCGCTCTCCGAGGTCACCCACAAGCGCCGCCTCTCGGCCCTGGGACCCGGCGGCCTGACCCGCGAGCGCGCGGGCTTCGAGGTGCGCGACGTGCACACCTCGCACTACGGCCGCATCTGCCCCATCGAGACGCCGGAAGGACCGAACATCGGCCTCATCGTCTCGCTGACCACCTACGCCCGCGTGAACGAGTACGGCTTCATCGAGTCGCCCTACAACGTGGTCAAGGACGCCGTGGTCACGAACGAGGTCCGCTACCTCGACGCCTCGCGCGAGGCCGGACAGGTGGTGGCCCAGGCCAACGCGCCCGTGGACGAGAACGGCCGCTTCGTGAACGCCACGGTCACGGCCCGCATCATGGGCGACGTGCAGATGGTTCCGGCCGAGGAGGTCACCCTGCGCGACATCGCGCCGGCCCAGATCGTCTCCATCTCCGCCGCGCTCATCCCGTTCCTGGAGCACGACGACGCCAACCGCGCGCTCATGGGGTCCAACATGCAGCGCCAGGCCGTGCCGCTCCTGCGCTCCACGATGCCCATCGTGGGCACCGGCATGGAGGGCGTGGTGGCCCAGGATTCGGGCGCCTGCATCCTGGCCGTCGCCGACGGCGTGGTGGCCTACGTGGACGCCGACCGCATCATCGTCAACTACGACAAGGGCGTTTCGCCCGAGACCGGCGGCTCGGTGAACTACGAGCTGCAGAAGCACCACAAGTCCAACCAGAACTCCTGCTTCGGCCAGAAGCCGCGCGTCCTGCCCGGCCAGGTGGTCAAGAAGGGTGCCGTTCTGGCCGACGGACCGGGCATCGAGGACGGCGAGCTTGCCCTGGGCAAGAACCTGGTCGTGGCCTTCATGCCCTGGTGCGGATACAACTTCGAGGACTCCATCCTCATCTCCGAGCGCGTGGTGAAGGAAGACACCTTCACCTCCGTGCACATCGAGGAGTTCGAGCTCGTCGCGCGCGACACCAAGCTCGGGCCCGAAGAGATCACCCGCGACATCCCGAACGTCGGCGAGGAGATGCTGAAGAACCTCGACGAGTCCGGCATCATCCGCATCGGCGCCAAGGTGAAGGCCGACGACATCCTGGTGGGCAAGATCACGCCCAAGGGCGAGACCCAGCTCACCCCGGAAGAAAAGCTGCTGCGCGCCATCTTCGGCGACAAGGCCCGCGACGTGAAGAACACCTCGCTCAAGGTCCCGCCGGGAATCGAGGGCACGGTCATCGACGTCAAGGTCTTCAACCGCCGCAGCGGCGAGCGCGACGAGCGCACCAAGGAGATCGAGGACTTCGAACTGGCCTGCCTGGACCGCAAGGAGGCCCAGCACATCGAGGCCCTGGGCGGCTCCACGCGCGGGCGCATCTGGCTGGCCTGCGAGAGCAAGCGCATCGGCCAGACGCTGATGGGCGCCAAGAAGGGCGAGGTGCTGGCCGAGGCCAACACGCCGCTCACCCGCGAGATCCTGGACAACGTGCCGGTCAAGAAGATGGCCGGGCTCTTCGCCTCCAAGGAGGCCAACGAGGAGGTCCGCCAGATTCTCGAGGACTACGAGCGCCAGCTGAAGTTCGTGAAGAACCTCTACGAGAAGAAGCGCGTCAAGACCACCGAGGGCGACGACCTGCCTCCGGGCGTGATCAAGATGGTCAAGGTCTACATCGCCGTGAAGAGAAAGCTGGCGGTGGGCGACAAGATGGCCGGACGCCACGGCAACAAGGGCGTCGTCTCGAACATCCTGCCCATCCAGGACATGCCGTACTTCGCTGACGGCACTCCGGTGGACATCGTGCTGAACCCGCTGGGCGTGCCTTCGCGCATGAACATCGGACAGATCATGGAGACGCACCTCGGCTGGGCCGCGCGCGAGCTGGGCCACCAGCTCATGGCGCTCATCGAGAGCAACGCGGCCATGAACGTGCTGCGCGACGAGATCAAGGACATCTACAACGACAAGGAGACCGTCGCGCTCGTGGATTCCATGAGCGACGAGGAGATCGTCGAGGCCATCAAGAGCATGCAGGACGGCATCGTCTGCAAGACTCCGGTCTTCGACGGCGCGACCGAGGACGAGATCTGGGGCTGGCTGCGCCGCGCCGGTCTGCCGGACGACGGCAAGACCGTGCTCTACGACGGACGCACCGGCGTGCCCTTCAAGAACCGCGTGACCACCGGCGTCATGTACATTCTGAAGCTGCACCACCTGGTCGACGAGAAGATCCACGCCCGCTCCACCGGCCCCTACAGCCTGGTCACGCAGCAGCCGCTCGGCGGCAAGGCGCAGTTCGGCGGCCAGCGTCTGGGCGAGATGGAAGTCTGGGCACTCGAGGCCTACGGCGCCTCGCACCTGCT
It encodes:
- the rpoB gene encoding DNA-directed RNA polymerase subunit beta codes for the protein MGQLFKTFGKIRNSLTIPHLLNLQIDSYLDFLQADVPPTSREDKGLEGVFRSVFPIEDFNRTASLEYVSYEIGEPKYDVPECMAKGLTYEAPIRIRVRLVVFDVDEESGNRTIRDIKEQDIYFGTVPLMTEKGTFIINGTERVIVNQLQRSPGIIFEHDSGKTHSSRKVLYSCRIIPMRGSWLDFDYDHKDILYVRIDRRRKMPATILFKAMGMSGQDILDYFYEQETFKLEKDKVLRVFDKRFFRKENAFTDIVAPDGTEIAKAGRPLTKRSWRLMSEHGVAEFEVDPESILGMFLSADVVDPKTGEVLAAAGDEIHADLVETFRDAGIVEVRVLYTKGVDVSSSMRDTLLLDKTTDMETAQIEIYRRLRPSSPPTPEIAASFFENLFRNPDYYDLSSVGRYKLNSRLGLNHPAEKRVLGNDDILEAIKLINKLKDSHGPADDIDHLGNRRVRPVGELVENQYRIGLVRMERAIKERMSLQEVATLMPHDLINPKPVAAVLKEFFGTSQLSQFMDQTNPLSEVTHKRRLSALGPGGLTRERAGFEVRDVHTSHYGRICPIETPEGPNIGLIVSLTTYARVNEYGFIESPYNVVKDAVVTNEVRYLDASREAGQVVAQANAPVDENGRFVNATVTARIMGDVQMVPAEEVTLRDIAPAQIVSISAALIPFLEHDDANRALMGSNMQRQAVPLLRSTMPIVGTGMEGVVAQDSGACILAVADGVVAYVDADRIIVNYDKGVSPETGGSVNYELQKHHKSNQNSCFGQKPRVLPGQVVKKGAVLADGPGIEDGELALGKNLVVAFMPWCGYNFEDSILISERVVKEDTFTSVHIEEFELVARDTKLGPEEITRDIPNVGEEMLKNLDESGIIRIGAKVKADDILVGKITPKGETQLTPEEKLLRAIFGDKARDVKNTSLKVPPGIEGTVIDVKVFNRRSGERDERTKEIEDFELACLDRKEAQHIEALGGSTRGRIWLACESKRIGQTLMGAKKGEVLAEANTPLTREILDNVPVKKMAGLFASKEANEEVRQILEDYERQLKFVKNLYEKKRVKTTEGDDLPPGVIKMVKVYIAVKRKLAVGDKMAGRHGNKGVVSNILPIQDMPYFADGTPVDIVLNPLGVPSRMNIGQIMETHLGWAARELGHQLMALIESNAAMNVLRDEIKDIYNDKETVALVDSMSDEEIVEAIKSMQDGIVCKTPVFDGATEDEIWGWLRRAGLPDDGKTVLYDGRTGVPFKNRVTTGVMYILKLHHLVDEKIHARSTGPYSLVTQQPLGGKAQFGGQRLGEMEVWALEAYGASHLLQEFLTVKSDDVGGRVKMYEKIVKGDNFLEAGLPESFNVLVKELMSLGLDVNLVPEEMKKPQRERKPRQQSSITAVREEQE